One window from the genome of Maylandia zebra isolate NMK-2024a linkage group LG18, Mzebra_GT3a, whole genome shotgun sequence encodes:
- the tmem200cb gene encoding transmembrane protein 200C, which translates to MIATGGLLRMNRRQDSLRSKNRAENKRKRKSKKKKKNDVVVVKGKLNLCSPAGLVAAVGIIVLMVGISMAVLGYWPSQNQQEYQERRRTGGFHTSRMSYSKSPQITSNLTRGEPSSGQSNLFNQSHSNTSVSSPSRHCGFFCDFLDNYLYSDNLKVFGPLVMGIGIFLFICANAVLHENRDKKTKIINLRDIYSTVIDLHSIRSKEYSPLNGMVNYTQSKSAEGPSGTFPTSGMLTRSSWPSTGITFKGEVDGEEVFRRSSLVSRPRSLSKDVQSFTETVYSIYKDYSNSSEQAPQPRQWETTSIVTSSVNAFTLPVIKLNNCEVGEKAEAEGCSKEEVVIEAAAENISEEGQASSSSSQRDVMYGKQKEASIMDSPPPHRSHEDTDTGIQEGVPQAQRQPQRPQLFPPSPVARAMGSRLSLNSLTDQPRPARRCSLSVSGCRQGDRARRFSYPRLEHSNSKGYIKLNDLGGESFEAPDADTSLVAPKQEVAMDAAAAEEEAQGQDNLATPSTSGES; encoded by the coding sequence ATGATAGCCACGGGTGGCCTGCTGCGCATGAACAGGCGCCAGGATTCGCTCCGATCGAAAAACCGAGCGGAGAACAAACGGAAGAGGAAAtccaagaaaaagaagaaaaacgatGTGGTGGTGGTGAAGGGCAAACTCAATCTCTGCTCCCCTGCTGGTTTGGTGGCCGCTGTTGGAATTATAGTTCTTATGGTTGGGATTTCCATGGCTGTACTGGGCTACTGGCCCAGCCAGAACCAGCAGGAATACCAGGAGCGCCGCAGAACCGGGGGATTTCACACCAGCAGGATGAGCTATTCCAAAAGTCCTCAGATTACCTCCAACCTGACCCGTGGTGAGCCTTCCTCTGGCCAATCAAATCTGTTCAACCAGAGTCATTCTAACACCAGTGTTTCCAGCCCGTCCCGTCACTGTGGCTTTTTCTGTGACTTCCTGGATAACTATTTGTATTCAGACAACCTGAAAGTCTTCGGACCACTTGTGATGGGAATTGGTATCTTTCTCTTCATTTGTGCTAACGCCGTCCTCCATGAAAACCGAGACAAGAAAACTAAAATCATAAACCTGAGGGATATCTACTCCACAGTGATAGATCTGCACAGCATACGATCAAAGGAGTACTCACCTCTGAACGGCATGGTGAATTACACCCAGTCAAAGAGTGCAGAAGGGCCGTCGGGTACATTCCCAACAAGTGGGATGCTTACTCGCAGTTCCTGGCCCTCCACTGGAATCACTTTCAAAGGTGAGGTAGATGGCGAGGAGGTATTCAGACGCTCCTCATTGGTCAGCAGGCCTCGTAGCTTGTCCAAAGATGTGCAGAGCTTCACAGAGACTGTCTATAGCATCTATAAAGACTACAGCAATAGCAGTGAGCAGGCACCTCAGCCCCGACAATGGGAGACCACCTCCATCGTCACCTCTTCTGTGAACGCTTTTACCCTGCCAGTAATCAAACTGAACAACTGTGAGGTGGGGGAGAAAGCAGAGGCAGAGGGATGCTCAAAGGAGGAGGTTGTTATagaagctgctgctgaaaacatAAGTGAGGAGGGAcaggccagcagcagcagcagccagagAGACGTGATGTACGGTAAGCAGAAGGAGGCTTCGATCAtggactctcctcctcctcaccggAGCCACGAGGACACCGACACAGGTATCCAAGAGGGGGTGCCGCAGGCTCAGCGTCAACCGCAGAGGCCTCAGCTGTTTCCGCCATCTCCTGTTGCCAGGGCAATGGGTTCACGGCTGTCGCTCAACTCTCTCACGGATCAGCCCAGGCCAGCACGCCGCTGCAGCTTGTCTGTGTCTGGGTGCCGTCAAGGTGACAGAGCCAGGCGGTTCAGCTACCCCCGTCTGGAGCACTCCAACAGCAAGGGCTACATAAAACTGAATGACCTGGGGGGTGAATCCTTCGAAGCCCCCGACGCAGACACTTCTTTGGTGGCCCCTAAACAGGAAGTAGCAATGGACGCAGCAGCGGCGGAGGAAGAAGCTCAGGGACAGGACAATTTGGCGACACCGAGCACCTCTGGAGAATCCTAG